The DNA region GCGCgatgcccacttacctgtcgacaAGGGTGCCGCTGATAAACTGGGCCGCTTGAGTAACAAGGTCGGAGTTGCGTCGCGTTGCGTCGCAGACCGCGAACCACACTGTATCCACCCTGGATCGGCTGAGCACGCACCCGTCAACAGTCATTCTGAGAAGGTTGCGGTTGCACTCGATCCCAGCGTGCAgtcggcgaatgaagacggctgCTACTTCGGGCTCCCCGATTCTCACGTGCGCCCTGCGGATGCTCCGGCTGGAATTGAgtgcgtctgccaaaagctgtatctCGGGTCCGTTCGTGGATCTTGCGACGACACGCAGCTCGCTCACGCTGGTGTTCCGACGCAGCGATTCTAAGATGACCGCCCAACCTGTCTTCGCCGCTTCTGGAAATAAGTGCCGGATCCATATCGTCAGGTGGAGCTCCTTCAGCGTAGTCGTTGAGGCGATGTAGTGAGCGATATCAGAGCTCAGCGCCTCGTCCACGTCAGGTATCCATACCTCGAGGTGGGCCGAAATCACGTGAGCGAAAGTGGACAGCCGGCGAAATGTTTGAGATACTTCACCGCGATTGTCCTGATAGGGAAAGGAGTGAAATTTTGAAAACCCTTTGCATTCTAGCATTTCATGCTTGTCCAAAATGTACAGAGTTGTATCGAAAGAAACGTGATCCTCGACGCCGCTCCTTCTGAGTGCACAGCATAGCTTTTCCCATAAGTGACGTTCGCTGCAGTGTCCCTTGATGGCTAACTTCAAGTGCCTTTCTCTCGTTGAGAGGAGATCGAACAGGTCCTCCCATCGCTCAGGTTCCCAGATACGCAGGGGCAACGTAAGCGATTCGAGTGTCTTGTTTTGAGCGATGGCGAAAAGCCAGGGATCAAAATCTATTTGACACGATGTTGTTGAACCTCCGACTCGGCTCATCCAGGCATCGTAGGTCAAAATAGAGATGTTCAGTGTGCGCAAAGCACGGTTGTGAGCTAGAACCTTGGTCATTATGTCAGCGCTGTCTGCGTCTACGATGAAGTCTTCGAGGGTAACGTGAGCGAGAGCAGTGTTGCTTAGCACACCTTCAAGTACGCACTTAAGAGACTGCTGTCTAACTTCATTGTAGGCTGCTACGGCCAACTTTGTCAGCGTTTTGTCGTCACGTAGGAACTTCGCAAACAAGTCGCGGTGTTCAGGACGGGCTTCACTGATTGCGGAACTATGAAACGATAGTTCGCTAAGAGTGGTGTTTTCCACCAGCGCCGGCAAAAAAATGATTGCACCACTTCCATTCATGTGTAACTTGGGAATTCGGAGCGCCGTCAACTGTGTTGTCGTTCGTAGAAGCTTCGCGAGCGCGCCGCAAAACTGCACCGGACACTCGCACGCCGTCATGCATTCGATTTCTTTTAAGTTCACGAGGGAGGGTATCACGGAACAAATGTCCTTATGCACGGTGAACGTGCTGAAGTTTATTTTCAGCACACTGATGGAGCGGTTTCCTTGTAATGCATCACAAAGACGCGCTTCAGACCCCTTGAAGCTATCTGTGTCGATGTCAAGCGTGGTCAGACAACGGTGCGTCGTAAGCAGCTTGTGGACGAGTGCTGCAGGCTGAAGAACTTGCTCCTTGCTGCATGGTAAAAAGGGCTGAGCGAAACTCATCAGCGACAATCCTCCGCGAACGGTTTGTCGCAGTTCCATTCGAGCGTTTGAGAGCAGTTTATTCCAGCTGCATACGTGCTTGGGTGTACAGCAAGTCCTGTTCTCACTTTGCGCGCATGGAATTCTTTGTTGAATGGCTGCGCCAGTGTCCCAGGCCTTGACGCCCTCTAGGTCGGCCAAGCAACTTCTGTTCGACGTCGCCAGCTCCGACCCACTAGG from Dermacentor variabilis isolate Ectoservices unplaced genomic scaffold, ASM5094787v1 scaffold_17, whole genome shotgun sequence includes:
- the LOC142568130 gene encoding uncharacterized protein LOC142568130, producing the protein MELRQTVRGGLSLMSFAQPFLPCSKEQVLQPAALVHKLLTTHRCLTTLDIDTDSFKGSEARLCDALQGNRSISVLKINFSTFTVHKDICSVIPSLVNLKEIECMTACECPVQFCGALAKLLRTTTQLTALRIPKLHMNGSGAIIFLPALVENTTLSELSFHSSAISEARPEHRDLFAKFLRDDKTLTKLAVAAYNEVRQQSLKCVLEGVLSNTALAHVTLEDFIVDADSADIMTKVLAHNRALRTLNISILTYDAWMSRVGGSTTSCQIDFDPWLFAIAQNKTLESLTLPLRIWEPERWEDLFDLLSTRERHLKLAIKGHCSERHLWEKLCCALRRSGVEDHVSFDTTLYILDKHEMLECKGFSKFHSFPYQDNRGEVSQTFRRLSTFAHVISAHLEVWIPDVDEALSSDIAHYIASTTTLKELHLTIWIRHLFPEAAKTGWAVILESLRRNTSVSELRVVARSTNGPEIQLLADALNSSRSIRRAHVRIGEPEVAAVFIRRLHAGIECNRNLLRMTVDGCVLSRSRVDTVWFAVCDATRRNSDLVTQAAQFISGTLVDRYGAEALEQIVEYPTLLEELTQLLSVTDAEAKALVRAGLKSIQCLDGFMRVTGVVKDRVSCHQHEDGHMQLDDLNEDCWSLVRRHLKVEDVRGNLWQLW